Proteins co-encoded in one Natrarchaeobius halalkaliphilus genomic window:
- a CDS encoding pyridoxamine 5'-phosphate oxidase family protein, which translates to MTEFNGSWTEAEVMAFLRDATVPIRLATHRPDGSLWLVTLWYRYHDGSLECATQASAHLVRFLRDESAVAFDVSTNRIPYRGIRGTGTVTVSPDDGTAVLRALVDRYLGGDESALARRLLDDDREEVCIRIDPREVYSWDYSNRMDDVDERA; encoded by the coding sequence GTGACCGAATTCAACGGCTCGTGGACCGAAGCTGAAGTCATGGCCTTCCTTCGAGACGCCACCGTCCCGATCCGCCTGGCGACCCACAGGCCCGATGGATCATTGTGGCTCGTCACGCTGTGGTATCGCTATCACGACGGCTCACTCGAGTGTGCAACGCAGGCGAGTGCGCATCTGGTACGGTTCCTTCGCGACGAGTCGGCAGTCGCGTTCGACGTTTCGACGAACCGGATTCCCTATCGGGGAATCAGGGGAACCGGAACCGTCACCGTTTCGCCCGACGACGGCACCGCGGTTCTCCGTGCGCTCGTCGACCGGTATCTCGGCGGAGACGAATCCGCCCTCGCCAGGCGGTTACTCGACGACGACCGCGAGGAAGTCTGCATTCGAATCGATCCTCGAGAGGTCTATAGCTGGGACTACAGCAATCGGATGGACGACGTCGACGAGCGAGCATAA
- a CDS encoding NAD(+)/NADH kinase has translation MDAAVGIVAQRGNERAQELTEALVDALGFDREGDDLVVDEATGEAVDATSVPVDAMAGRDLVVSIGGDGTLLFVAREVGSTPILGVNLGEVGFLNAVSPEDAVEAVTTLVEQYRRGNPAEGRTLDRLQATCENDWTLEPALNEIVVHGPRRGHGGGATIEVRIDGERYAENHSDGVLVATPTGSTAYNLSEGGPLVHPSTDALIVTQMAAIDSMPPLVVEPDSELTLTVSDVETAYVISDGRNRRRLEPPVAVSVSLADEPVRLVGPKADFFRGLEKLE, from the coding sequence ATGGACGCCGCCGTCGGAATCGTCGCCCAACGTGGTAACGAGCGAGCACAGGAACTCACCGAAGCGCTGGTCGACGCCCTCGGATTCGATCGCGAGGGAGACGACCTCGTCGTCGACGAAGCGACCGGCGAAGCCGTCGATGCGACTTCCGTGCCAGTCGATGCGATGGCCGGTCGCGATCTCGTGGTGAGTATCGGCGGCGACGGAACGCTCCTGTTCGTCGCACGCGAAGTCGGCTCGACGCCGATCCTCGGAGTCAACCTCGGTGAGGTCGGCTTTCTCAACGCCGTCTCCCCCGAAGACGCCGTCGAAGCCGTCACGACCCTCGTCGAGCAGTATCGGCGGGGAAATCCAGCCGAGGGCCGAACGCTCGACCGACTGCAGGCGACCTGCGAGAACGACTGGACACTCGAGCCCGCACTCAACGAGATCGTCGTTCACGGACCGCGTCGCGGCCACGGCGGCGGTGCGACGATCGAGGTTCGAATCGACGGCGAACGATACGCCGAGAATCACTCCGATGGCGTCCTCGTCGCGACCCCGACGGGTTCGACCGCGTACAATTTGAGCGAGGGAGGACCGCTCGTTCACCCGTCGACCGACGCCCTGATCGTCACGCAGATGGCCGCGATCGACTCGATGCCGCCGCTGGTCGTCGAACCCGATTCCGAACTCACGCTCACCGTCTCCGACGTCGAGACGGCCTACGTGATCAGCGACGGCCGCAACCGGCGACGCCTCGAGCCACCGGTCGCGGTCTCCGTCTCGCTCGCGGACGAACCCGTCAGGCTCGTCGGACCGAAGGCGGACTTCTTCCGAGGACTCGAGAAACTCGAGTGA
- a CDS encoding OsmC family protein produces MTTDDLRHTATQRKGEIEHGLDAGGHLEFIDWLEANPEDGALEFRATGDTEAVANRTTATIGDWALGGEEMGGDREHVLEFGLPPELEEAMAYVEPTDRYEAIEGALAGLTACINGTIVWNAIREGIDVDEVTTTVRAPVDLRALFGIHDVEKVHDMYGELEIDVDVTGDLSAEERSMVREFPKRSPVYNLVTLEHPNRPRLEIHSTE; encoded by the coding sequence ATGACGACAGACGACCTGCGACACACCGCAACACAGCGTAAGGGAGAGATCGAGCACGGTCTCGACGCCGGCGGCCACCTCGAGTTCATCGATTGGCTCGAGGCAAATCCGGAAGACGGAGCCCTCGAGTTCCGAGCGACGGGCGATACCGAAGCGGTTGCCAATCGCACCACCGCGACGATCGGTGACTGGGCCCTCGGCGGCGAGGAGATGGGAGGCGATCGAGAACACGTCCTCGAGTTCGGCCTTCCTCCGGAGTTAGAGGAGGCGATGGCGTACGTCGAGCCGACCGATCGGTACGAGGCCATCGAAGGCGCGCTCGCGGGACTCACCGCCTGCATCAACGGAACGATCGTGTGGAACGCGATCCGAGAGGGGATCGACGTCGACGAAGTCACGACGACCGTTCGTGCGCCCGTCGATCTTCGTGCCTTGTTCGGCATTCACGACGTCGAGAAGGTACACGACATGTACGGCGAACTCGAGATCGACGTCGACGTGACCGGTGATCTGAGCGCCGAAGAGCGATCGATGGTCCGTGAGTTCCCGAAGCGGTCCCCCGTCTACAACCTCGTGACGCTGGAACACCCGAACAGACCGCGCCTCGAGATTCACTCGACAGAGTGA
- a CDS encoding DNA-directed RNA polymerase subunit epsilon, with product MRDDGVEPESDSGLEDVSTVEGRREPDRRRRLETRAGSGSLSRADVRRDSTVRRWGVVTPSATVIGRPDSPEGDLSESIRRLHDEQHAATPGYSERAHHLDRLRTTQALCNALEVTPWQRDLALGVMDEIDLTEFGSQRAISKVALVVIRHVVDADRQAYFGLDDIDTQALSADRMDELFGQYRAHDITDESTFRRLAGQIGLDTTSLNRLRRVLRAQLEDELPAYGRNPYRDPNLPEPSLGSDEPDVDETPG from the coding sequence ATGAGAGACGACGGTGTCGAACCCGAATCGGACTCCGGACTCGAGGACGTATCGACGGTCGAAGGCCGACGAGAACCGGACCGTCGCCGCCGTCTCGAGACGCGGGCCGGCTCCGGCTCGCTCTCTCGAGCGGACGTACGGCGGGACTCGACGGTTCGTCGGTGGGGCGTCGTCACGCCGAGTGCGACCGTGATCGGTCGCCCCGACTCGCCGGAGGGTGACCTCTCGGAGAGCATTCGCCGCCTCCACGACGAACAGCACGCGGCGACGCCGGGGTACAGCGAGCGCGCACACCACCTCGATCGGTTGCGGACCACGCAGGCGTTGTGTAACGCACTCGAGGTAACACCCTGGCAGCGCGACCTCGCACTCGGCGTCATGGACGAAATCGATCTGACGGAGTTTGGCAGCCAGCGGGCGATCTCGAAGGTCGCGCTGGTCGTGATCAGACACGTCGTCGACGCGGACCGGCAGGCGTACTTCGGGCTCGACGACATCGACACCCAGGCACTGTCGGCCGATCGGATGGACGAACTCTTCGGTCAGTACCGCGCCCACGACATCACCGACGAGTCGACCTTCCGCCGTCTCGCCGGCCAGATCGGTCTCGATACGACCAGTCTGAACCGCCTCCGTCGCGTACTGCGGGCCCAGCTCGAGGACGAACTACCGGCGTACGGACGAAACCCCTACCGCGATCCCAACCTCCCCGAACCGAGTCTGGGGAGTGACGAACCCGACGTCGATGAGACTCCGGGGTGA
- a CDS encoding histidine kinase N-terminal 7TM domain-containing protein, whose amino-acid sequence MFGTGLPVGWPVVGSISAGLGSIALGAFLYRHRGKPGVTWFLGVFVAQTIWCVSYGFSLLIFDVTVRTAFEALTWLGIVWTGITFLGFALKYTGRGQIVHEIPFRALVGFGALSSLVVVTNGSHGLVWSGLELSPSFGVATVTYTFGPWAYLIVAVCTLAVASGVFLLVDTFISYGPLFRRETTAVALSTLPPGLALIAWTFELGPVPQLNLAPILFLPHVVLDAYAFGRVDMFERNPTTVRAAERSAIDDLSDPILVLTAEREVVRLNAAAETMLGVSTDDAIERSVDDLLAADIGDAVESGADIDPIEVGSTYSPRTYAISPSTLTDPDGTHVGYIVVCSDITGRERRRQQLEVLNRILRHNLRNDASVVHGYGAILTERIDDPELARMAEAIEQSGGSLAALGDKSGSVDELLGEESPTTVSVTDLVEQIADDLRKRYPTATIDTETNGEITVPVRHAALHSIVENSLENALQHHDSDGHERPNGGAWARLTLELDEPGEPGVGVETLLVTIEDDGPGVPFHEVDTVKSGRETALEHGSGLGMWMIRWAAVELDADVEYADREPRGTSVTIEVPVESDANGS is encoded by the coding sequence ATGTTTGGCACTGGTCTTCCCGTTGGCTGGCCGGTCGTGGGGTCGATCAGTGCTGGTCTCGGCTCGATAGCGCTCGGTGCGTTTCTGTATCGTCACCGCGGAAAGCCGGGCGTCACCTGGTTTCTCGGCGTTTTCGTCGCCCAGACGATCTGGTGTGTCTCCTATGGATTTTCTTTACTGATTTTCGATGTGACGGTTAGAACTGCGTTCGAGGCACTGACGTGGCTTGGAATCGTCTGGACGGGAATCACGTTTCTCGGCTTCGCACTCAAATATACGGGCCGCGGACAGATCGTTCACGAAATTCCTTTTCGTGCCCTCGTCGGGTTCGGCGCTCTCTCGAGTCTCGTCGTCGTCACGAACGGGAGTCACGGACTCGTGTGGAGCGGTCTCGAGTTGTCGCCCAGCTTCGGCGTCGCCACTGTCACGTACACCTTCGGTCCGTGGGCGTACCTGATCGTCGCCGTCTGTACGCTCGCCGTCGCCAGCGGCGTCTTCTTGCTCGTCGATACCTTCATCAGTTACGGCCCGCTGTTTCGACGCGAAACGACCGCGGTCGCGCTGAGTACGCTTCCGCCCGGACTGGCACTGATCGCGTGGACGTTCGAACTCGGTCCGGTCCCGCAGTTGAACCTCGCGCCGATCCTGTTTCTCCCCCACGTCGTCCTCGATGCGTACGCGTTCGGGCGCGTCGACATGTTCGAGCGCAACCCGACGACCGTCCGCGCCGCCGAACGGTCGGCCATCGACGACCTCTCCGATCCGATCCTCGTTCTCACCGCGGAACGCGAGGTCGTCCGCCTCAACGCTGCCGCAGAAACCATGCTCGGCGTTTCGACCGACGACGCGATCGAGCGCTCCGTCGACGATCTGCTGGCTGCGGACATCGGTGACGCGGTCGAATCGGGCGCCGACATCGATCCGATCGAAGTCGGATCGACGTACAGTCCGCGGACGTACGCGATCTCGCCCTCGACGCTTACGGATCCTGACGGAACCCACGTCGGGTACATCGTGGTCTGTTCCGACATCACCGGCCGTGAACGACGCCGACAACAACTCGAGGTACTCAATCGGATCCTGCGTCACAACCTTCGAAACGACGCGAGCGTCGTCCACGGGTACGGTGCGATCCTCACCGAGCGGATCGACGACCCGGAGCTGGCGAGGATGGCAGAGGCGATCGAACAGAGCGGCGGTTCGCTGGCAGCACTCGGAGATAAATCGGGCTCCGTCGACGAACTGTTGGGCGAGGAGTCACCGACGACCGTCTCGGTGACCGATCTCGTCGAACAAATCGCCGACGATCTTCGCAAGCGGTATCCGACCGCGACCATCGACACCGAAACGAACGGCGAGATAACGGTCCCGGTTCGCCACGCTGCCTTGCACTCGATCGTCGAAAACAGCCTCGAGAACGCTCTCCAACACCACGACAGCGACGGTCATGAGCGTCCGAACGGAGGTGCCTGGGCGCGGCTAACGCTCGAACTCGATGAACCCGGTGAACCTGGAGTCGGAGTCGAAACCCTCCTCGTCACGATCGAGGACGACGGTCCGGGAGTTCCGTTCCACGAAGTTGACACGGTCAAATCAGGTCGTGAAACGGCGCTCGAGCACGGCTCCGGCCTCGGGATGTGGATGATCAGGTGGGCCGCGGTCGAGCTGGATGCCGACGTCGAATACGCCGATCGTGAGCCGCGAGGAACCAGCGTGACGATCGAGGTTCCCGTCGAATCAGACGCGAACGGTTCGTGA